One window of the Pseudomonas sp. S04 genome contains the following:
- a CDS encoding cell division protein ZapA, with protein sequence MSSSNSVTVQILDKEYSIICPQEERSNLVSAARYLDGKMREIRSSGKVIGADRIAVMAALNITHDLLHSQERPDVQASGSTREQVRDLLDRVDLVLATDPDVSKG encoded by the coding sequence ATGAGTTCAAGCAATAGCGTTACCGTGCAGATTCTCGACAAAGAGTATTCGATCATCTGCCCACAGGAAGAGCGCAGCAACCTGGTGAGCGCTGCCCGTTACCTGGACGGCAAGATGCGCGAAATCCGCAGCAGCGGCAAAGTCATCGGCGCCGACCGCATCGCCGTGATGGCCGCCTTGAACATCACCCACGACCTGCTGCACAGCCAGGAACGACCGGACGTGCAGGCCAGCGGCTCGACTCGCGAGCAAGTGCGCGACCTGCTCGATCGTGTGGACTTGGTGCTGGCCACCGATCCGGATGTCAGCAAAGGCTGA
- a CDS encoding 5-formyltetrahydrofolate cyclo-ligase encodes MTEPAPLSRPQLRRKLRQARRALSASQQRQAAHGLYRQLAQHALFRRARHISLYLPTDGEIDPRLLLRAAQRRGKATYLPVLSAWPRTKMVFQRIRPGEKLRPNRFRILEPRANQARQRKVWTLDLVLLPLVGFDQEGGRLGMGGGFYDRSLAYLARRQSWRKPTLLGLAHECQKVAKLDQASWDVPLQGTVTDRQWYVAGPLAANPVA; translated from the coding sequence ATGACCGAACCTGCGCCGCTTTCCCGCCCGCAACTTCGACGCAAGCTGCGCCAGGCCCGCCGCGCACTGAGCGCCAGCCAGCAACGCCAAGCCGCCCACGGGCTGTATCGGCAACTGGCCCAACACGCGCTGTTCCGCCGCGCCAGACACATCTCCCTGTACCTGCCCACCGACGGTGAAATCGATCCGCGCCTGCTGCTGCGTGCGGCACAGCGCCGGGGCAAGGCGACCTACCTGCCGGTGCTCAGCGCCTGGCCACGCACCAAGATGGTGTTCCAGCGCATTCGCCCGGGCGAAAAACTGCGGCCCAATCGTTTCCGCATTCTCGAACCACGGGCCAACCAGGCCCGCCAGCGCAAGGTCTGGACCTTGGACCTGGTGCTGCTGCCATTGGTCGGCTTTGATCAGGAAGGTGGACGCCTGGGCATGGGCGGTGGGTTTTATGACCGCAGCCTGGCTTACCTGGCACGCCGCCAGAGCTGGCGCAAGCCAACGCTGCTGGGCCTGGCCCATGAATGTCAGAAGGTCGCGAAGCTGGATCAGGCGAGCTGGGATGTGCCGTTGCAAGGAACGGTGACTGATCGCCAGTGGTATGTCGCGGGTCCGCTGGCAGCGAACCCTGTTGCGTGA
- a CDS encoding EVE domain-containing protein: MAYWLMKSEPDELSIKGLEKLGQARWDGVRNYQARNFLRAMAVGDEFFFYHSSCPEPGIAGIGKIVEAAYPDPTALDPQSHYHDPKANAEKNPWSAIDVAHVDTFAKVLKLDYLKQQAALAEMPLVQKGSRLSVMPVTAEQWAAVLALR, encoded by the coding sequence ATGGCCTATTGGCTGATGAAATCCGAGCCCGACGAGCTCTCGATCAAGGGCCTGGAAAAGCTCGGGCAAGCCCGCTGGGATGGGGTTCGCAACTATCAGGCCCGCAACTTCCTGCGGGCCATGGCGGTGGGTGACGAGTTCTTCTTCTATCACTCCAGTTGCCCGGAGCCGGGAATTGCCGGGATCGGCAAGATCGTCGAAGCCGCCTACCCGGACCCGACGGCCCTCGACCCGCAAAGCCACTACCACGACCCCAAGGCCAACGCCGAAAAAAATCCCTGGAGCGCGATTGATGTCGCGCACGTGGACACCTTCGCCAAGGTGCTCAAGCTCGATTACCTCAAGCAGCAAGCAGCATTGGCAGAGATGCCCCTGGTGCAAAAAGGCAGCCGGCTGTCGGTGATGCCGGTCACGGCCGAGCAATGGGCGGCGGTGCTCGCCTTGCGCTGA
- a CDS encoding HlyD family secretion protein, producing the protein MSTNHRSSRLFAVSLMVLLVAAGGFGYWKSLRDRLPEGLSMGNGRLEATEVQIASKLPGRLADVHVDEGDKVLKGQLLARMDTRTLEAQRNQAEAEVLRARQNYAAAEANVQLRQSELLLANQEIKRSRELFNRGFASQQILDQQQARLNTGNAAVQAANAQVAAVQAAIGAAQAQVAQLTSEIEDSSLRAPIDGVIQLRLAEPGEVLGAGGRVLLLIDPNDQYMNLYLPASVTGRLTVGAEARILLDALPDRPLPARISFVAAKSQFTPKEVETRDERQKLVFRVKLKLTDPAAVPEAKPGMPGAGYVRTATVDWPANLQ; encoded by the coding sequence ATGTCGACAAACCATCGCTCATCCCGTCTATTTGCCGTTTCGTTAATGGTCCTGCTGGTCGCCGCCGGCGGTTTCGGCTATTGGAAATCCCTGCGCGACCGCCTGCCCGAAGGCCTGAGCATGGGCAATGGGCGGCTTGAAGCCACCGAAGTGCAGATTGCCAGCAAGCTCCCCGGACGCCTCGCCGACGTGCATGTCGACGAAGGCGACAAGGTGCTCAAGGGCCAGTTGCTGGCGCGCATGGACACCCGCACCCTGGAGGCCCAGCGCAACCAGGCCGAGGCCGAGGTACTGCGCGCCCGGCAAAACTACGCGGCGGCCGAGGCCAATGTGCAGTTGCGCCAAAGCGAACTGCTGCTGGCCAACCAGGAAATCAAGCGCTCACGGGAACTGTTCAATCGCGGTTTCGCCAGCCAGCAGATTCTCGACCAGCAGCAGGCTCGCCTGAATACCGGCAACGCTGCAGTCCAGGCCGCCAATGCCCAGGTCGCGGCAGTGCAGGCGGCGATCGGTGCAGCCCAGGCGCAAGTCGCGCAACTGACCAGTGAAATCGAAGACAGCAGCCTGCGGGCCCCCATCGACGGGGTGATCCAGCTGCGCCTGGCGGAACCGGGCGAAGTACTCGGTGCCGGCGGCCGGGTATTGCTGTTGATCGACCCAAACGACCAGTACATGAACCTCTATCTGCCGGCCTCGGTCACTGGGCGCCTGACCGTCGGTGCCGAGGCGCGCATCCTGCTCGACGCCCTGCCCGACCGGCCATTGCCGGCCAGAATCAGTTTTGTCGCGGCCAAGTCGCAGTTCACCCCCAAGGAAGTGGAAACCCGTGACGAGCGGCAAAAGCTGGTGTTCCGGGTCAAGCTCAAACTGACTGACCCGGCCGCCGTGCCCGAGGCCAAACCGGGAATGCCGGGCGCCGGTTATGTGCGCACGGCGACGGTGGACTGGCCGGCCAACCTGCAATGA
- the rbbA gene encoding ribosome-associated ATPase/putative transporter RbbA: protein MSALALQAKGLCHAYGAQQALIDIAFSLPSGTRCGLIGPDGAGKSSLLGLIAGVKKLQHGDLQVLGGSIDQRRHRNSLYPRIAFMPQGLGGNLYPDLSINENIRFFATLFGLSKDECEQRMHSLLLATDLARFAERPAGKLSGGMKQKLGLCCALIHEPDLLILDEPTTGVDPLSRRHFWELVEDVRRQRPQLTLLVATAYMEEAEQFEHCLMLDAGKLIADGLSRDLAAVTPSGKLDDAFTYFQGDRKRSSQPLVIPPRPHDNLDIAIQAHELTLRFGDFTAVNKVSFAIGRGEIFGFLGSNGCGKTTTMKVLTGLMPASEGSATLLGKPVDAKDLATRKRVGFMSQSFSLYGELSVRQNLELHARLFDLPKAESATRIEELIQRFDLGSIAGQQSGALPLGLRQRLSLAVAVLHRPEVLILDEPTSGVDPAARDDFWRLLIELSREQGVTIFLSTHFMNEAQRCDRISLMHAGKVLACDTPAALQQQFAGDTLEDAFVRCLQDAQDASTAAPAPAAVNAATAPAPAGGAAFSLRRLIAVASREGKELLRDKVRLAFALAGALFMMVIFGYGISLDVEKLAFAVYDQDQTPQSRAYLEAFRGSRYFAEQAPIHDARQLHQRLQRSEIKLALEIPPGFGRDLYAGRQPAVAAWLDGGMPFRAETSRNYVEAVHQANLEQLAAQSSPALNQRPAARLETRFRYNQDVVSVNAIGPGVMALILAFIPAMLTALGIVREKELGSITNFYATPLTRLEFLLGKQAPYLAVSLVNLGLLVAMNRWLFGVPFKGSGLTLAFGGLLYVLATTSMGLLISAFTRTQIAAILGTMIITSLPTIQFSGLIVPRSSLEGAAALMGQLFPAGYFLDIAVGTFTKALDVRQLWPQCLALFGFFLGFTGLSLIMLKKQEV from the coding sequence ATGAGCGCCCTGGCGCTGCAGGCCAAAGGCCTGTGCCATGCCTACGGCGCACAACAGGCACTGATCGACATCGCGTTCAGCCTACCCAGCGGCACACGCTGCGGCCTGATCGGCCCCGATGGTGCGGGCAAATCCAGCCTGCTGGGGCTGATTGCCGGGGTGAAGAAGCTGCAACACGGAGACCTGCAGGTGCTGGGCGGCTCTATCGACCAGCGCCGCCATCGCAACAGCCTGTACCCGCGCATCGCCTTCATGCCCCAGGGCCTGGGTGGCAACCTGTACCCGGACCTGTCGATCAACGAGAACATCCGCTTCTTCGCCACCCTGTTCGGCCTGTCGAAGGACGAGTGCGAACAACGCATGCACAGCCTGTTGCTGGCCACCGACCTGGCACGGTTTGCCGAGCGGCCGGCGGGCAAGCTGTCCGGCGGGATGAAGCAGAAACTCGGCCTGTGCTGCGCGCTGATCCATGAGCCGGACCTGCTGATCCTCGATGAGCCGACCACCGGCGTCGACCCGCTGTCCCGCCGGCACTTCTGGGAGTTGGTAGAGGATGTCCGCCGCCAGCGCCCACAACTGACCCTGCTGGTCGCCACCGCTTATATGGAGGAGGCCGAACAGTTCGAGCACTGCCTGATGCTCGACGCCGGCAAGCTGATCGCCGACGGCCTGAGTCGCGACCTGGCAGCCGTGACCCCCAGCGGCAAACTGGACGATGCGTTCACCTACTTTCAAGGTGACCGCAAACGCAGTAGCCAACCGCTGGTTATTCCACCGCGCCCCCACGACAACCTCGACATCGCCATCCAGGCCCACGAACTGACCCTGCGTTTCGGCGACTTCACGGCCGTGAACAAGGTCAGCTTTGCCATCGGTCGTGGCGAGATTTTCGGTTTCCTCGGCTCCAACGGCTGCGGCAAGACCACCACCATGAAGGTCCTCACCGGCCTGATGCCAGCCAGCGAAGGCAGCGCCACGTTGCTCGGCAAACCGGTGGATGCCAAGGACCTGGCTACGCGCAAGCGGGTCGGTTTCATGTCGCAGAGCTTCTCGCTCTACGGCGAACTCAGCGTGCGCCAGAACCTCGAGTTGCACGCGCGGCTGTTCGACTTGCCCAAGGCCGAGAGCGCCACGCGCATCGAGGAACTGATCCAGCGGTTCGACCTGGGCAGCATTGCCGGGCAACAGTCGGGAGCACTGCCGCTGGGCTTGCGACAGCGCTTGTCACTGGCGGTCGCGGTGCTGCACCGCCCGGAAGTGCTGATCCTCGACGAACCGACTTCCGGCGTCGACCCGGCCGCCCGGGATGATTTCTGGCGACTGCTGATCGAGCTGTCCCGCGAGCAAGGGGTGACGATCTTCCTGTCGACCCACTTCATGAATGAAGCCCAGCGCTGTGACCGGATCTCGCTGATGCACGCTGGCAAGGTGCTGGCCTGCGACACCCCGGCGGCGCTGCAGCAGCAGTTTGCTGGAGACACCCTGGAAGACGCCTTCGTCCGCTGCCTGCAAGATGCGCAGGACGCCAGCACGGCAGCGCCAGCCCCGGCAGCGGTCAACGCCGCGACAGCTCCGGCACCCGCGGGCGGCGCCGCATTCAGCCTGCGGCGGTTGATTGCCGTGGCCAGCCGCGAGGGCAAGGAGTTACTGCGCGACAAAGTGCGCCTGGCCTTCGCCCTCGCCGGGGCCTTGTTCATGATGGTGATCTTTGGCTACGGCATCTCCCTGGACGTCGAGAAACTGGCTTTCGCCGTCTACGACCAGGACCAGACCCCGCAAAGCCGCGCTTACCTCGAGGCGTTTCGCGGCTCGCGCTACTTCGCCGAACAAGCGCCTATCCACGATGCCAGGCAATTACACCAGCGCCTGCAACGCTCGGAGATCAAGCTTGCACTGGAAATTCCCCCAGGCTTCGGCCGCGATCTGTACGCCGGGCGTCAACCGGCCGTGGCCGCGTGGCTCGATGGCGGCATGCCGTTTCGTGCAGAGACCAGCCGCAACTACGTCGAGGCGGTGCATCAGGCCAACCTCGAGCAACTGGCCGCACAAAGCAGCCCGGCGCTCAACCAACGCCCAGCGGCCAGACTGGAAACGCGCTTTCGCTACAACCAGGACGTGGTCAGCGTGAACGCCATCGGCCCGGGAGTCATGGCGCTGATCCTGGCTTTCATCCCGGCCATGCTCACCGCGCTGGGCATCGTCCGGGAAAAAGAGCTGGGCTCGATCACCAACTTCTACGCCACGCCGCTGACCCGCCTGGAATTCCTGCTGGGCAAACAGGCGCCCTACCTGGCCGTCAGCCTGGTCAATCTGGGCTTACTGGTGGCAATGAACCGCTGGCTATTCGGCGTGCCGTTCAAAGGCAGCGGCCTGACCCTGGCCTTCGGTGGCCTGCTCTATGTGCTGGCGACCACCAGCATGGGCCTGCTGATTTCGGCGTTCACCCGCACTCAGATCGCCGCCATCCTCGGCACCATGATTATCACCAGCCTGCCGACCATCCAATTCTCCGGCCTGATCGTGCCGCGCTCCTCGCTCGAAGGCGCCGCTGCCCTGATGGGGCAATTGTTCCCGGCCGGCTACTTCCTCGACATCGCCGTCGGCACCTTCACCAAAGCCCTGGATGTGCGCCAGTTGTGGCCACAGTGCCTGGCACTGTTCGGGTTTTTCCTTGGTTTCACCGGGCTGAGCCTGATCATGCTCAAGAAGCAGGAGGTCTGA
- a CDS encoding ABC transporter permease — MHQLSHILRLGLKELTSLRHDSVLLLFLLYAFSVAIYMPAAGSVIGVNNASVAIVDEDHSHLSRQLADALQPPQFQAAVPLPYDQLDQVMDRGQYTFVINVPANFQADLLAGRSPAVQVNVDATAMSQAFMGAGYIGRIFQRELLNYGGQPDTASKAPALLTTRALFNTNLEGGWFLAVIQIVNNITILAIVLTGTALLREREHGTLDHLLVLPLTALEIMLAKIGSNMLVVVLCTWVSLEVVVKGLLGVPLAGSLGLFLLVTALYLFASTALGIFLATLARSTPQFGLLAIPVIIPMLLLSGGSTPLDSMPQWLQWVMQGSPSTHFVSLSAAILFRDAALDVVWPDLLALAVIGLAFFAIALARFRKSLAS; from the coding sequence ATGCACCAGCTCTCGCACATCCTGCGCTTGGGGCTCAAGGAGCTCACCAGCCTGCGCCACGACAGCGTCTTGCTGCTGTTCTTGCTGTACGCCTTCAGCGTGGCGATCTACATGCCCGCCGCCGGCTCGGTGATCGGGGTCAACAACGCCAGCGTGGCGATCGTCGACGAAGACCACAGTCATCTCTCGCGCCAGCTCGCCGACGCCCTGCAACCGCCGCAGTTCCAGGCTGCCGTGCCGCTGCCTTACGACCAGTTGGACCAAGTCATGGACCGCGGGCAGTACACCTTTGTGATCAACGTGCCGGCCAACTTCCAGGCCGACCTCCTGGCGGGTCGCTCGCCGGCCGTGCAGGTCAACGTCGACGCCACCGCCATGAGCCAGGCCTTCATGGGGGCCGGCTACATCGGGCGGATCTTCCAGCGTGAACTGCTCAACTATGGCGGGCAGCCGGATACGGCCAGCAAGGCACCGGCCCTGCTGACCACCCGCGCACTGTTCAACACCAACCTGGAGGGCGGCTGGTTCCTGGCGGTGATCCAGATCGTCAACAACATCACCATCCTCGCCATCGTCCTGACCGGCACCGCGCTGCTGCGCGAGCGCGAACACGGTACCCTCGACCATTTGCTGGTGCTGCCGCTGACGGCGCTGGAAATCATGCTGGCGAAAATCGGCAGCAACATGCTGGTGGTGGTGCTGTGCACCTGGGTGTCGCTGGAGGTGGTGGTCAAAGGGCTGTTGGGAGTTCCGCTAGCGGGCTCCCTGGGGCTGTTCCTGCTGGTGACTGCGCTGTATCTGTTCGCCAGTACGGCGCTGGGGATATTCCTCGCAACCCTGGCCCGCTCGACACCGCAGTTCGGCCTGCTGGCAATTCCAGTGATCATTCCGATGCTGCTGCTCTCGGGCGGCAGCACCCCGCTGGACAGCATGCCGCAGTGGCTGCAGTGGGTGATGCAGGGCTCGCCCTCCACCCACTTCGTCAGCCTCAGTGCGGCGATCCTGTTCCGCGATGCCGCGCTCGACGTGGTCTGGCCGGACCTGCTGGCACTGGCAGTGATCGGCCTGGCGTTCTTTGCGATTGCCCTGGCGCGGTTTCGCAAGAGCTTGGCGTCCTGA
- a CDS encoding flagellar basal body-associated protein FliL, translating to MKAWIMLMLALSLPMAAQAEEAKEAKEGEAPKVSYISLTPPFVGNYGLDGTARLKVYKADVALRVTGEEAAKAVKANEPLIRNQLVALFGQQTSETMNNVEAKEKLRQEALKQTQQVMNDETGKPMVDDLLFNNLIIQ from the coding sequence GTGAAAGCGTGGATCATGTTGATGCTGGCCTTGTCGCTGCCTATGGCAGCGCAGGCCGAAGAAGCCAAGGAAGCCAAAGAGGGCGAAGCGCCGAAGGTCAGCTATATCAGTCTGACCCCGCCGTTCGTGGGCAATTACGGCCTGGATGGCACGGCCAGGCTCAAGGTCTATAAAGCCGACGTGGCGCTGCGGGTCACCGGCGAGGAGGCCGCCAAGGCGGTCAAGGCCAATGAGCCGTTGATTCGTAACCAACTGGTGGCGCTGTTCGGCCAGCAAACCAGCGAGACCATGAACAACGTCGAAGCCAAGGAAAAACTGCGCCAGGAAGCCCTGAAGCAGACCCAGCAAGTGATGAACGACGAAACCGGCAAGCCGATGGTCGATGATCTGTTGTTCAACAACCTGATCATCCAGTAA
- a CDS encoding NADPH:quinone oxidoreductase family protein, protein MKAVLCKAFGPAESLVLEEVASPVAKKNEILLQVHAAGVNFPDTLIIEGKYQFKPPFPFSPGGEAAGVVSAVGEKVSHLKVGDRVMALTGWGSFAEQVAVPGYNVLPIPASMDFNTAAAFSMTYGTSMHALKQRGHLQPGETLLVLGASGGVGLAAVEIGKAMGARVIAAASSAEKLAVAKAAGADELINYSETNLKDEIKRLTDGQGADVIYDPVGGDLFDQAIRSIAWNGRLLVVGFASGRIPELPVNLALLKGAAVVGVFWGSFAQRQPQDNAANFQQLFGWFAEGKLKPLVSQVYPLANAAQAINDLGQRKAVGKVVVQVR, encoded by the coding sequence ATGAAAGCCGTGCTGTGCAAAGCCTTCGGCCCTGCCGAATCGCTGGTGCTGGAAGAAGTCGCCAGTCCTGTCGCCAAGAAGAACGAAATCCTCCTGCAAGTGCACGCCGCGGGGGTCAACTTCCCGGACACGCTGATCATTGAGGGCAAGTACCAGTTCAAGCCACCCTTCCCGTTTTCCCCGGGGGGTGAAGCAGCCGGCGTGGTCAGCGCGGTGGGCGAGAAGGTCAGCCACCTCAAGGTCGGCGACCGGGTCATGGCGCTGACCGGCTGGGGCAGTTTTGCCGAGCAGGTCGCGGTGCCGGGCTACAACGTGTTGCCTATCCCTGCGTCCATGGACTTCAACACTGCCGCCGCCTTCAGCATGACCTACGGCACTTCGATGCACGCGCTCAAGCAACGCGGCCACCTGCAGCCGGGGGAAACCCTGCTGGTGCTGGGTGCATCCGGCGGCGTGGGCCTGGCTGCCGTGGAAATCGGCAAGGCCATGGGTGCCCGGGTCATCGCCGCGGCCAGCAGCGCCGAGAAACTGGCAGTGGCCAAGGCCGCCGGTGCCGATGAGCTGATCAACTACAGCGAAACCAACCTCAAGGACGAAATCAAGCGCCTGACTGACGGCCAGGGCGCCGACGTGATCTACGACCCGGTCGGCGGCGACCTGTTCGACCAGGCCATCCGGTCCATCGCCTGGAACGGCCGCCTGCTGGTGGTCGGTTTCGCCAGCGGGCGGATCCCTGAATTGCCGGTGAACCTCGCCCTGCTCAAGGGCGCTGCTGTGGTCGGAGTATTCTGGGGTTCGTTCGCCCAACGCCAACCCCAGGACAACGCGGCGAACTTCCAGCAACTGTTCGGCTGGTTTGCCGAAGGCAAGCTCAAGCCGCTGGTGTCGCAGGTCTATCCCCTGGCCAACGCGGCCCAGGCCATCAATGACCTGGGCCAGCGCAAGGCGGTGGGCAAGGTGGTGGTGCAGGTTCGCTGA
- a CDS encoding energy transducer TonB, translating into MRWLGLLLVWCISSDGLAAQLFLIPENTPKPVYPRALHRAGINGEVRVGFTVQADGSVSGVRILQSVHPDLSAVSQEAIEQWRFKPWTVGGEKPAELEVIAPMQFHLDDSTGLNQWLKEVKCREINPGFAHTADYLWVDLAAFRYTRAYLSSGFFQHQWTTAERLAMIKRLNRQVLSIARRCLDYPASRFFRFLPEEIRKVL; encoded by the coding sequence ATGCGTTGGTTAGGTTTGCTTTTGGTCTGGTGTATTTCGAGTGACGGTTTGGCCGCGCAATTGTTCCTGATTCCAGAGAACACGCCCAAACCGGTTTATCCCCGGGCACTGCATAGGGCTGGGATCAACGGTGAGGTACGGGTAGGTTTTACGGTGCAGGCCGATGGTTCGGTGAGCGGGGTCAGGATCCTCCAAAGTGTTCACCCGGATCTCAGTGCGGTAAGCCAAGAGGCGATCGAGCAGTGGCGCTTCAAGCCCTGGACGGTGGGGGGCGAGAAGCCGGCTGAACTGGAAGTCATAGCGCCGATGCAGTTTCACCTGGATGATTCGACCGGCCTCAACCAATGGCTCAAAGAGGTGAAATGCCGAGAGATCAACCCGGGTTTCGCCCATACCGCCGATTACCTGTGGGTCGACCTCGCAGCGTTCCGATACACCCGGGCTTACTTGTCGAGTGGCTTTTTCCAGCATCAATGGACGACGGCAGAGCGCCTGGCAATGATTAAAAGGCTGAACCGCCAGGTGCTGAGCATTGCCAGGCGCTGCCTGGATTACCCCGCATCCAGGTTCTTCCGGTTCCTGCCGGAGGAGATTCGCAAGGTGCTTTAG
- a CDS encoding gamma-glutamylcyclotransferase: MTAIESDFLNLAYPPRLDLGPQLTHEQLLHSMQSTMARHQGGPVWLFAYGSLIWRPECSAVERVRGRVHGYHRGLYLWSHEHRGTPELPGLVFGLDRGGSCSGFAYRLPEEQLQASLFALWQREMPVPSYRPHWLNCRLEDGSKVQALGFVLERHLPSYAGNLPDHVLSQVFESASGRYGSTRDYVEQTASALRSHAMPDRNLEARLKRCGSSRDQAMASRP; encoded by the coding sequence ATGACAGCCATTGAATCTGATTTTCTCAATCTGGCTTACCCTCCGCGGCTCGATCTGGGGCCGCAGCTGACGCACGAGCAATTGCTCCACTCCATGCAAAGCACCATGGCCCGCCATCAGGGTGGACCGGTCTGGTTGTTCGCCTACGGCTCGTTGATCTGGCGCCCCGAATGCTCGGCGGTCGAGCGGGTGCGCGGTCGAGTGCATGGCTACCATCGTGGTTTGTACCTGTGGTCCCACGAACACCGGGGCACGCCGGAGTTGCCAGGGCTGGTATTTGGCCTGGATCGCGGCGGTTCATGCAGTGGTTTTGCCTACCGCTTGCCCGAGGAGCAACTGCAAGCATCGTTGTTTGCCCTGTGGCAGCGCGAAATGCCGGTCCCGTCGTACCGCCCACACTGGCTCAACTGCCGCCTGGAAGATGGCAGCAAGGTTCAGGCATTGGGTTTTGTCCTGGAGCGACACCTGCCCAGCTATGCCGGCAACTTGCCGGACCATGTGCTCAGCCAGGTCTTTGAAAGTGCCAGCGGACGCTATGGCAGCACGCGCGATTATGTCGAGCAGACCGCCAGCGCCCTGCGCAGCCACGCCATGCCAGACCGGAATCTGGAGGCGCGGCTCAAGCGTTGTGGGTCATCCAGGGATCAGGCGATGGCTTCGCGGCCCTGA